A section of the Cololabis saira isolate AMF1-May2022 chromosome 6, fColSai1.1, whole genome shotgun sequence genome encodes:
- the fmnl2a gene encoding formin-like protein 2 isoform X13 — translation MKKTKGWMCWWSTFPLHSTPSRMMETLWRTAWRPRWTSLSPGAAPSRTCTEEARCRLPSPGTASPESGDIRRYVICSFVYHSSTAGRTCPKCSQMRRCNTLPSRRTLKNSRLVCKKDDVHVCIMCLRAIMNYQYGFNMVMSHPHAVNEIALSLNNKNPRTKALVLELLAAVCLVRGGHEIILSAFDNFKEVCVEEQRFEKLMEYFKNEDNNIDFMVACMQFINIVVHSVEDMNFRVHLQYDFTKLCLDDYLDKLKHTESDKLQVQIQAYLDNVFDVGALLEDAETKNAALERVEELEENMSHMTEKLQDMENEAMSKIVELEKQLMHRNKELESIREVYKDTSSQVHSLRQMLKEKDEAIQRQSNLEKKIHELEKQGTIKIHKKGDGDIAILPSVPAGSETGGKGVTVGLNHVGVAGGAPAPPPPPPPPPLPMNGTLPNGPSSVPAAAPPPPPPPPPPPPPGLGSEISAHLPPPPPPLAPPLPGCGTPTVIMNSGLAEGPIKLFSVKIKKPIKTKFRMPVFNWVALKPNQINGTVFNEIDDERILEDLNVDEFEEMFKTKAQGPSLDLTMSKQKVIQKGPNKVSLLDSNRAKNLAITLRKVGKTPEEISKAIQLFDLRTLPVDFVECLMRFQPTEIEIKVLRQFEKERKPLESLTDEDRFMMQFSKIERLMQKMTIMAFIGNFSESVQMLTPQLHAVIAASVSIKSSQKLKKILEIILALGNYMNSSKRGAVYGFKLQSLDLLLDTKSTDRKLTLLHYIANVVREKYPQVSLFYNELHYVEKAAAVSLENVLLDVKELQRGLELTKREYSMHGHNTMLKDFITHNESKLKKLQDDAKIAQDAFDEAVKFYGENCKTTPPSVFFPVFVRFVRAYRQAEEDNEQKKRHEQMLMEKLLEQEAMMQEDQKSPHKSKRQQQELIQELRKKQVKDSRHVYEGKDGAIEDIITDLRNQPYRRADAVRRSVRRRYDDQNLRPVNNGEVVM, via the exons TCATCTGCTCTTTTGTTTACCACTCATCAACAGCAGGCAG GACCTGTCCAAAGTGCTCGCAAATGAGACG CTGCAACACGCTGCCGAGCCGGAGGACGCTGAAAAACTCCAGACTGGTGTGCAAGAAAGACGACGTCCACGTCTGCATCATGTGTCTGCGTGCTATCATGAACTACCAG TACGGCTTCAACATGGTGATGTCACACCCGCACGCTGTGAATGAAATTGCACTAAGTCtcaacaataaaaaccccag AACCAAAGCTCTGGTTTTGGAGCTCCTGGCGGCAGTTTGTCTCGTGAGAGGAGGCCATGAAATTATTCTTTCTGCGTTCGACAACTTTAAAGAG GTttgtgtggaggagcagcgcttTGAGAAGCTAATGGAGTACTTCAAGAATGAGGACAACAACATTGACTTCATG GTGGCCTGCATGCAGTTCATCAACATCGTGGTGCACTCCGTGGAGGACATGAACTTCAGGGTGCACCTGCAGTACGACTTCACCAAGCTGTGTTTGGACGACTACTTAGAC AAACTAAAGCACACAGAAAGCGAcaagctgcaggtccagatccaggccTACCTGGACAACGTGTTTGACGTGGGAGCCCTGCTGGAGGATGCAGAGACCAAAAACGCCGCCCTGGAGCgcgtggaggagctggaggagaacATGTCACAT ATGACGGAGAAGCTGCAGGACATGGAGAATGAAGCCATGTCCAAGATTGTGGAGCTGGAGAAGCAGCTGATGCACCGGAACAAGGAGCTTGAATCCATCAGG GAAGTCTACAAAGACACCAGCTCGCAGGTTCACTCGCTGCGGCAGATGCTGAAGGAGAAGGACGAGGCCATCCAGCGCCAGAGCAACCTGGAGAAGAAAATCCACGAGCTGGAGAAGCAGGGCACCATCAAGATCCACAAGAAGGGCGACGGCGACATCGCCATCCTGCCGTCGGTGCCCGCCGGGTCGGAGACGGGGGGGAAAGGGGTGACCGTCGGTCTGAACCACGTGGGAGTTGCAGGAGGCGCTCCGGCTCCGCCTCCAccgcctccaccacctccactacCGATGAACGGCACAT TACCAAATGGGCCGTCGTCCGTTCCAGCGGCCGCTCCCCCTCCACCTCCGCCTCCCCCTCCACCCCCACCGCCTGGACTGGGCTCAGAGATCTCAGCTCATCTgccgccgcctcctcctccgCTGGCGCCCCCGCTGCCGGGATGCGGGACGCCCACTGTGATCATGAACTCCGGGTTGGCAG AGGGACCCATCAAACTTTTCT CTGTAAAGATCAAGAAACCCATCAAGACAAAGTTCCGTATGCCCGTCTTCAACTGGGTGGCCCTGAAACCGAACCAGATCAACGGCACCGTCTTCAACGAGATCGATGACGAGAGGATTCTTGAG GACTTAAACGTTGACGAGTTTGAGGAGATGTTCAAGACTAAAGCTCAGGGTCCGTCGCTCGACCTCACCATGAGCAAGCAGAAGGTCATCCAGAAGGGGCCCAACAAGGTGTCCCTGCTGGACTCCAACCGTGCAAAGAACCTGGCCATCACGCTGAGGAAGGTTGGGAAAACACCCGAGGAGATCTCCAAGGCCATTCAGCT GTTCGACCTGCGGACTCTGCCCGTGGACTTCGTGGAGTGCCTGATGCGTTTCCAGCCCACCGAGATCGAGATCAAAGTCCTGCGGCAGTTCGAGAAGGAGCGCAAGCCCCTGGAGAGCTTGACGGACGAGGACCGCTTCATGATGCAGTTCAGCAAGATTGAGCGGCTCATGCAGAAGATGACCATCATGGCCTTCATCGGCAACTTCAGCGAAAGCGTGCAAATGCTCACGCCG CAACTTCACGCCGTCATTGCAGCATCCGTGTCCATCAAATCTTCACAGAAGCTGAAAAAGATCTTAGAG ATCATCCTGGCACTTGGAAACTACATGAACAGTAGCAAACGAGGTGCTGTCTACGGATTCAAGCTGCAAAGTTTAGACCTG CTACTCGATACCAAATCGACGGACCGCAAGTTAACACTGTTGCACTACATCGCCAACGTGGTGAGGGAGAAATACCCACAAGTCTCCCTCTTCTACAACGAGCTCCACTACGTGGAAAAAGCCGCAGCAG TGTCGCTGGAGAACGTCCTGCTGGATGTGAAGGAGCTGCAGCGAGGCCTGGAGCTGACCAAGCGAGAGTACAGCATGCACGGCCACAACACCATGCTCAAAGACTTCATCACGCACAACGAGAGCAAGCTGAAAAAGCTGCAGGACGATGCCAAGATTGCACAG GATGCCTTCGACGAGGCGGTGAAGTTCTACGGCGAGAACTGCAAGACGACACCGCCGTCTGTTTTCTTCCCCGTGTTCGTGCGGTTTGTTAGGGCGTACAGG CAAGCGGAGGAGGACAACGAGCAGAAGAAGAGACACGAGCAGATGCTGATGGAGAAGCTGCTAGAACAAGAAGCCATGATGCAGGAAGACCAGAAG tctcCTCATAAGAGCAagcggcagcagcaggagcTGATCCAGGAGTTGAGGAAGAAACAGGTGAAAGACAGCCGACACGTCTATGAGGGCAAAGATGGAGCAATCGAGGACATCATCAcgg ATTTGAGGAATCAGCCCTACAGGCGAGCCGACGCCGTGCGAAGGAGTGTCCGGAGACGTTACGACGATCAGAACCTGCGGCCGGTGAATAACGGCGAAGTAGTCATGTGA